In one Bosea sp. RAC05 genomic region, the following are encoded:
- a CDS encoding ABC transporter permease, which produces MIGRRGWVGLGSVAAVLLLWFGLTTATGFVSPGRFPSPADFWLSLKQISTRGYAGGGLAAHALQSVKLVVMGFAVAVATGVPLGLWMGWDRRAEAAINPIFLIIRPMPPLAWIPLAILWLGLGDGAKIMVIWFAAFVPSVINSFAGVRNIDRPIIEAAQMLGTPRWRMVTEVIAPAAAPMIFTGLRLSLQASWTTLVAAELVGALAGIGFVLNMAQQDIYPGMILVGMVTVGVLGWATTYALGRVERRALAWNVAGRD; this is translated from the coding sequence ATGATTGGAAGACGGGGATGGGTCGGCCTGGGCTCGGTGGCGGCTGTGCTGCTGCTGTGGTTCGGCCTGACCACGGCGACGGGCTTCGTGTCGCCCGGTCGTTTCCCCTCGCCTGCCGATTTCTGGCTTTCGCTGAAGCAGATTAGCACGCGCGGCTATGCCGGTGGCGGGTTGGCGGCCCATGCGCTGCAGAGCGTCAAGCTGGTCGTGATGGGCTTTGCCGTGGCGGTCGCCACCGGCGTGCCGCTCGGCCTGTGGATGGGCTGGGACCGGCGCGCCGAGGCCGCAATCAACCCGATCTTCCTGATCATCCGGCCAATGCCGCCTTTGGCCTGGATCCCGCTCGCGATCCTCTGGCTCGGCCTCGGCGACGGCGCCAAGATCATGGTGATCTGGTTTGCCGCCTTCGTGCCCTCGGTGATCAACTCCTTCGCCGGCGTGCGCAACATCGATCGCCCGATCATCGAGGCGGCGCAGATGCTGGGCACGCCGCGCTGGCGGATGGTCACGGAGGTGATCGCGCCGGCCGCCGCCCCGATGATCTTCACGGGCCTGCGCCTGTCGCTCCAGGCCTCCTGGACGACGTTGGTCGCGGCCGAACTCGTCGGCGCGCTCGCCGGCATCGGCTTCGTGCTCAACATGGCCCAGCAGGACATCTACCCGGGCATGATCCTGGTGGGGATGGTGACGGTCGGCGTGCTCGGCTGGGCGACGACCTATGCGCTCGGCCGGGTAGAGCGCCGCGCGCTCGCCTGGAATGTGGCGGGGAGGGATTGA
- a CDS encoding ABC transporter permease: MQTIPLRLSEKCVWGALGLVGFIGLWAALSAFGIVPRQFLPSPLDVLTRFVHLLTNPFAGATLPQHLASSFQRYAYGVLLAAFIGVPLGLLMGWFRWLDDVVTPLFDGLRFIAPIAWVPFAALWFGVGIGGPILIIFAGAFPPCLINAYRGARFVEPRLIEAARMLGTGHLRMILEILLPAATPSIVSGLRVSAGLGWQSLVGAELIVAAAGVGFMMVQAQANVATPTVMAGMVAIGLVGMAIDVMLRQGEAWLRRRRGLQA; encoded by the coding sequence ATGCAGACGATCCCGCTTCGCCTGAGCGAGAAATGCGTCTGGGGCGCGCTGGGTCTCGTCGGCTTCATCGGGCTCTGGGCGGCGCTGTCGGCCTTCGGCATCGTGCCACGCCAGTTCCTGCCTTCGCCGCTCGATGTCCTCACCCGCTTCGTCCATCTGCTGACCAACCCCTTCGCCGGGGCGACGCTGCCGCAGCATCTTGCCTCGAGCTTCCAGCGCTATGCCTATGGCGTGCTGCTGGCGGCCTTCATCGGCGTGCCGCTCGGCCTGCTGATGGGCTGGTTCCGCTGGCTCGACGACGTCGTCACCCCGCTCTTCGACGGCTTGCGCTTCATCGCGCCGATCGCCTGGGTGCCCTTCGCCGCTTTGTGGTTCGGCGTCGGCATCGGCGGGCCGATCCTGATCATCTTCGCGGGCGCCTTCCCGCCCTGCCTGATCAACGCCTATCGCGGCGCCCGCTTCGTCGAGCCCCGCCTCATTGAGGCGGCGCGCATGCTCGGCACCGGGCATCTGCGGATGATCCTCGAAATCCTGCTGCCGGCGGCGACGCCCTCGATCGTCTCGGGCCTGCGCGTCTCGGCGGGGCTGGGCTGGCAGTCGCTGGTCGGGGCGGAGCTGATCGTCGCGGCGGCCGGGGTCGGATTCATGATGGTGCAGGCGCAGGCCAATGTCGCGACCCCGACCGTGATGGCCGGCATGGTCGCGATCGGCCTCGTCGGCATGGCGATCGACGTGATGCTGCGGCAGGGCGAAGCCTGGCTTCGCCGCCGCCGCGGCCTCCAGGCGTAA
- a CDS encoding ABC transporter ATP-binding protein — protein sequence MGSIRFDKVDKVFGPVSGGVKALDDINLEIADKEFVAIVGPSGCGKTTCLRMVAGFEPPSAGIVSVNGKAVTEPGPDRAVVFQQFALFPWKTVRENIELGLRNKNLPRAERDGLVAGALKLMNLESHADAFPHQLSGGMQQRVAIARAYVLDPEVLLMDEPFGALDAQTRVVMQEELVRLARVNPRTVLFITHAVEEAVYLADRVAIMTRRPGRIKEVLDIRSVRQAENWDRHERIEDVMDLESFVHLRTQIWKSLREEKGAHGV from the coding sequence ATGGGTTCGATCCGTTTCGACAAGGTCGACAAGGTCTTCGGTCCGGTGTCGGGCGGCGTGAAGGCGCTCGACGACATCAATCTGGAGATTGCCGACAAGGAGTTCGTCGCGATCGTCGGCCCCTCCGGCTGCGGCAAGACGACCTGCCTGCGCATGGTCGCCGGCTTCGAGCCGCCCAGCGCCGGCATCGTCAGCGTCAACGGCAAGGCGGTGACGGAGCCGGGCCCCGATCGTGCCGTGGTCTTCCAGCAATTCGCGCTGTTTCCGTGGAAGACGGTGCGCGAGAACATCGAGCTCGGCCTGCGCAACAAGAACCTGCCGAGGGCTGAGCGCGACGGGCTGGTTGCCGGCGCGCTCAAGCTCATGAACCTCGAGAGCCATGCCGATGCCTTCCCGCATCAACTCTCGGGCGGCATGCAGCAGCGCGTCGCCATCGCCCGCGCCTATGTGCTCGATCCCGAAGTGCTGCTGATGGACGAGCCCTTCGGCGCGCTCGACGCGCAGACCCGCGTCGTCATGCAGGAGGAACTGGTGCGGCTGGCGCGGGTCAATCCGCGCACCGTGCTGTTCATCACCCATGCGGTGGAGGAGGCGGTCTATCTCGCCGACCGGGTCGCGATCATGACCCGCCGCCCGGGCCGCATCAAGGAGGTGCTCGACATCCGCTCGGTGCGGCAGGCCGAGAACTGGGACCGCCATGAGCGCATCGAGGATGTGATGGATCTCGAATCCTTCGTCCATCTGCGCACCCAGATCTGGAAGTCGCTGCGCGAGGAGAAGGGCGCCCATGGGGTCTGA
- a CDS encoding DegT/DnrJ/EryC1/StrS family aminotransferase, whose translation MGSDLATLPRLARDLTEPEPIPEAGIARACELMRSGRLFRYGEMGADQNDVALLEQEFAAFVGRRYCVAVNSGGAALCLALKVLDLQPGEPVLVNGFTLAPVPGAILHAGGRPVLVEVGPDYVIDCEDLRAKARASGARILMLSHMRGHIADMDAVMAACDELGLLLVEDCAHALCAAWDGRAIGTFGAAAAFSAQTYKHLNAGEGGFLLLDDDDRIARAILHSGSYMLHAQHRSAPPAEVIAAWEERTPNFSMRMTALAAALLRPQLHDLPRRAARWNAIHDRIGAAIARSQHVRLPPRSPKDRYGATSVQFSLLGFDDSEIAAVLERCAARGLPIKWFGAGRQRGFTSAPRHWRYAGEQGPMAQTHAILAGLCDIRTPLSLTDEDCDLVADILREAIETVVSARAETGKTGRAATG comes from the coding sequence ATGGGGTCTGACCTCGCCACACTGCCGCGCCTCGCGCGCGACCTGACCGAACCGGAGCCGATTCCCGAGGCGGGCATCGCGCGCGCCTGCGAACTGATGCGCTCGGGCCGGCTGTTCCGCTATGGCGAGATGGGCGCCGACCAGAACGACGTCGCCCTCTTGGAGCAGGAATTCGCCGCCTTCGTCGGCCGGCGCTATTGCGTCGCCGTCAACTCCGGTGGCGCCGCTTTGTGCCTGGCGCTGAAGGTGCTGGACCTGCAGCCGGGCGAACCGGTGCTGGTCAATGGCTTCACGCTGGCGCCGGTGCCCGGCGCCATCCTGCATGCCGGCGGCCGGCCGGTGCTGGTCGAGGTCGGCCCGGACTACGTCATCGACTGCGAGGATCTGCGGGCCAAGGCCCGCGCCTCGGGCGCCCGCATCCTGATGCTGTCTCACATGCGCGGGCACATCGCCGACATGGATGCGGTGATGGCCGCCTGCGACGAACTCGGGCTGCTCCTGGTCGAGGATTGCGCCCATGCGCTCTGCGCCGCCTGGGACGGCCGCGCCATCGGCACCTTCGGCGCAGCGGCCGCCTTCAGCGCCCAGACCTACAAGCATCTCAACGCCGGCGAGGGCGGTTTCCTCCTGCTGGACGATGACGACCGCATCGCCCGGGCCATCCTGCATTCGGGCAGCTACATGCTGCACGCCCAGCATCGCAGCGCGCCACCCGCCGAGGTCATCGCCGCCTGGGAGGAACGGACCCCCAATTTCAGCATGCGGATGACGGCGCTCGCCGCCGCGCTGCTGCGGCCGCAACTGCACGACCTGCCGCGCCGTGCAGCGCGCTGGAACGCCATCCATGACCGGATCGGCGCGGCCATCGCGCGCTCGCAGCATGTCCGGCTGCCACCACGTTCGCCCAAGGACCGCTATGGCGCGACCTCGGTCCAGTTCTCGCTGCTGGGCTTCGACGATTCCGAGATCGCTGCGGTCCTCGAGCGCTGCGCCGCCCGCGGCCTGCCGATCAAATGGTTCGGCGCCGGCCGGCAGCGCGGCTTCACCAGCGCGCCGCGCCATTGGCGCTATGCGGGCGAGCAGGGGCCGATGGCGCAGACCCACGCCATCCTGGCCGGGCTCTGCGACATTCGCACGCCGCTCTCGCTGACCGATGAAGATTGCGACCTCGTCGCCGACATTCTGCGCGAGGCCATCGAGACCGTCGTCTCCGCCCGGGCGGAGACAGGGAAAACCGGGCGGGCTGCAACAGGCTGA
- a CDS encoding ABC transporter substrate-binding protein, producing the protein MKRIVAGLGIAAALAFAAPSPGQAQTAIGVSYQPSLYWALPFHYATVKGWWKDVGLTPNFSTFPAGAPQIAASAAKSWDVGGTGSVPAVLGAVRFNILTIGITNDESKTNAMMVRGDKFDAIKADPKLLKGQKLLLTTNSTVDYAARKCLTKFGLQQSDMQFVNLGQAQIITAITSNNGDVAGVWAPNTYTLEERANAKYLCSGADAGAIVPGALIVRGDFAKERPEDVAKFLAVFLRGWSWAKANPAEARTLALDFYKQGGLEVTPKAMDQEFALRPTFGLDEQLKLMARGSGASTVDGWFSEIGKFITEVGTIPSNPDAKSYVTDDFLKRVAADPKLKAFATEFDKK; encoded by the coding sequence ATGAAACGCATCGTTGCCGGATTGGGGATCGCCGCCGCGCTGGCCTTTGCCGCGCCTTCGCCGGGCCAGGCACAGACCGCCATCGGCGTCAGCTACCAGCCCTCGCTCTACTGGGCGCTGCCGTTCCACTACGCCACCGTGAAGGGCTGGTGGAAGGATGTCGGCCTGACGCCGAACTTCTCGACCTTCCCGGCCGGCGCGCCGCAGATTGCGGCCTCCGCCGCCAAATCCTGGGATGTCGGCGGCACCGGCTCGGTTCCTGCCGTGCTCGGCGCGGTGCGCTTCAACATCCTGACCATCGGCATCACCAACGACGAGTCGAAGACCAATGCGATGATGGTGCGCGGCGACAAGTTCGACGCGATCAAGGCCGATCCGAAGCTGCTGAAGGGCCAGAAGCTGCTCCTCACCACCAACTCCACGGTGGATTACGCGGCACGCAAATGCCTGACCAAGTTCGGCCTGCAGCAGAGCGATATGCAGTTCGTCAATCTCGGCCAGGCCCAGATTATCACCGCGATCACCTCCAACAATGGCGATGTCGCCGGCGTCTGGGCGCCCAACACCTACACGCTCGAGGAGCGCGCCAACGCCAAATATCTCTGCTCTGGCGCCGATGCCGGCGCGATCGTGCCCGGCGCGCTGATCGTGCGCGGCGATTTCGCCAAGGAGCGGCCCGAGGACGTCGCGAAGTTCCTGGCCGTCTTCCTGCGCGGCTGGTCCTGGGCCAAGGCCAACCCGGCCGAGGCGCGCACGCTGGCGCTCGATTTCTACAAGCAGGGCGGGCTCGAGGTGACGCCCAAGGCGATGGACCAGGAGTTCGCGCTGCGGCCGACCTTCGGCCTCGACGAGCAGCTCAAGCTGATGGCGCGGGGCTCAGGCGCCTCGACGGTGGATGGCTGGTTCTCCGAGATCGGCAAGTTCATCACCGAGGTCGGGACGATTCCCTCCAACCCCGACGCCAAGAGCTACGTCACCGACGACTTCCTGAAGCGCGTCGCGGCCGACCCCAAGCTCAAGGCCTTCGCGACCGAGTTCGACAAGAAGTAA
- the hisD gene encoding histidinol dehydrogenase: protein MAITHLKTATKTPETETDTARAVVTEMLAAIEAGGEQAVKDYALKLDKWDGPIVLDQAAIAERIRDVPQAVKDDISFAAGQVRRFAEAQRASCQDFSLEISPGLHLGQKLVPVNTAGCYVPTGRYAHIASAYMSVATAKAAGVKTVVACSAPFRGQGIHPHVLYALTVAGADIIMCLGGVQAIAAMTFGLFTGKPADIIVGPGNKFVAEAKRMLFGKVGIDVFAGPSEVAVIADDSADPLIVATDLVGQAEHGHESPAWLITSSRRIADEVARLMPELIATLPPTARDAAGAAWRDYGEIVLCDTREEMVAVSDAYACEHLEVHCGDLDWWHAHLSNYGSLFLGEETNVAFGDKVSGPNHILPTKFAARYSAGLSVHKFLKPLTWQRMDRAACQRIAPVSARISRLEGMEAHARTSDARMAKYAPGSNVDLGKPVEV, encoded by the coding sequence ATGGCCATCACCCATCTCAAGACCGCGACCAAGACGCCGGAAACGGAAACCGACACCGCGCGCGCGGTGGTCACCGAGATGCTCGCCGCGATCGAGGCCGGGGGCGAGCAGGCGGTGAAGGACTACGCCCTCAAGCTCGACAAATGGGACGGGCCGATCGTCCTCGACCAGGCCGCCATCGCCGAGCGCATCCGCGACGTGCCGCAAGCGGTGAAGGACGACATCAGCTTCGCCGCAGGGCAGGTGCGTCGCTTTGCCGAGGCGCAGCGCGCCTCCTGCCAGGACTTCTCGCTGGAGATCTCGCCCGGCCTGCATCTCGGGCAGAAGCTCGTGCCGGTGAACACGGCCGGCTGCTATGTGCCGACCGGCCGCTACGCCCATATCGCCTCGGCCTATATGTCCGTCGCCACGGCCAAGGCCGCCGGCGTCAAGACCGTCGTCGCCTGCTCGGCGCCGTTCCGCGGCCAGGGCATCCACCCGCATGTGCTCTATGCGCTGACGGTGGCAGGCGCCGACATCATCATGTGCCTGGGCGGCGTCCAGGCGATCGCGGCGATGACCTTCGGCCTGTTCACCGGCAAGCCGGCCGACATCATCGTCGGGCCCGGCAACAAATTCGTCGCCGAGGCCAAGCGCATGCTGTTCGGCAAGGTCGGGATCGACGTCTTCGCCGGCCCCTCCGAGGTCGCCGTGATCGCCGACGACAGCGCCGACCCGCTGATCGTCGCGACCGATCTCGTCGGCCAGGCCGAGCACGGCCATGAGAGCCCGGCCTGGCTGATCACCTCCTCGCGCCGCATTGCCGACGAGGTCGCCAGGCTGATGCCGGAGCTGATCGCCACCCTGCCGCCCACGGCCCGCGATGCCGCCGGCGCCGCCTGGCGCGACTATGGCGAGATCGTCCTCTGCGACACCCGCGAGGAGATGGTCGCGGTCTCCGACGCTTATGCCTGCGAGCATCTCGAGGTGCACTGCGGCGATCTCGACTGGTGGCACGCCCATCTCAGCAATTACGGCTCGCTCTTCCTCGGCGAGGAGACCAATGTCGCCTTCGGCGACAAGGTCTCGGGCCCCAACCACATCCTCCCGACCAAATTCGCCGCCCGCTACTCGGCGGGTCTGTCGGTCCACAAATTCCTGAAGCCCCTGACCTGGCAGCGCATGGACCGCGCCGCCTGCCAGCGCATCGCCCCCGTCTCGGCCCGGATCTCGCGGCTGGAGGGCATGGAGGCCCATGCCCGCACCAGCGATGCGCGCATGGCCAAATACGCGCCGGGCTCGAATGTCGATCTCGGCAAACCGGTCGAGGTCTGA
- a CDS encoding SDR family NAD(P)-dependent oxidoreductase gives MFRLTSLFDLTGKTALVTGGNSGIGLAMARALGLAGAHLVIVARREDALREAAEGLRADGIAADIIAADLASPEAGTTLAAACERLGRTIDILVNVAGLNLRQPFMQVSAEAFDLHMAVHLRAPFLLTQAFAPGMAQRGYGRIVNIASLQSYRAFPDCAPYGAAKGGVVQLTRAIAEEWSRHGVTCNAIAPGFFPTPLTAPVFADPARAAKNAAQTAIGRNGELDDLAGATVFLASPASAYVTGQTLAVDGGFTAK, from the coding sequence ATGTTCCGGCTGACCTCGCTCTTCGACCTCACCGGCAAGACGGCGCTGGTCACCGGCGGCAACAGCGGCATCGGGCTCGCCATGGCCCGCGCGCTGGGGCTGGCGGGCGCGCATCTCGTCATCGTCGCAAGACGGGAAGACGCACTGCGCGAGGCGGCCGAAGGGCTGCGGGCGGACGGCATCGCGGCCGACATCATCGCCGCCGATCTCGCCTCGCCGGAGGCGGGCACCACTCTGGCGGCGGCCTGCGAGCGGCTGGGGCGGACCATCGACATCCTCGTCAATGTCGCCGGGCTCAATCTGCGCCAGCCCTTCATGCAGGTTTCGGCCGAGGCTTTCGACCTGCATATGGCGGTGCATCTGCGCGCGCCCTTCCTGCTGACCCAGGCTTTCGCACCGGGGATGGCGCAGCGCGGCTATGGCCGCATCGTCAACATCGCCTCGCTACAGAGCTACCGCGCCTTCCCCGACTGCGCGCCCTATGGCGCGGCGAAGGGCGGCGTCGTCCAGCTGACGCGGGCCATCGCCGAGGAATGGTCGCGCCATGGCGTCACCTGCAACGCGATCGCGCCGGGTTTCTTCCCGACGCCGCTGACGGCCCCCGTCTTCGCCGATCCCGCGCGCGCCGCCAAGAACGCGGCGCAGACCGCCATCGGCCGCAATGGCGAACTCGACGATCTCGCCGGCGCCACGGTCTTCCTGGCCTCGCCGGCCTCGGCCTATGTCACCGGCCAGACCCTGGCCGTCGATGGCGGCTTCACCGCCAAATGA
- a CDS encoding zinc-dependent alcohol dehydrogenase, translated as MKALVYTGPNGLVFRDEPDPVPQADEVLVRVEAVGICGSDMHAYHGFDARRPPPLILGHEAAGRIATGPRAGERVTINPLVVDPACPYAIEGRWHLSPTRQIISMPPRPGAFAELVRIPQRNLTPVPDAMPIAHAALAEPVAVSWHAVRTGLQRLHQPLAACRVVVLGGGAIGLAAGLVARLFGARDLVIGETNPQRRATVAAEGIAVYRPGEDEPEDNSADLVIDAVGADATRAAACRMARPGGVIVHVGLLPGQGGLDIRKITLQEITLAGVYCYTPADFGQTVEALAQGRLGALGWTEHRPLHEGARAFADIDAGRVGAAKIIFET; from the coding sequence ATGAAGGCGCTGGTCTATACCGGTCCCAACGGCCTCGTCTTCCGCGACGAGCCGGACCCCGTGCCGCAGGCCGACGAGGTTCTGGTCAGGGTCGAGGCGGTCGGCATCTGCGGCTCGGACATGCATGCCTATCACGGCTTCGATGCGCGCCGCCCGCCGCCGCTGATCCTCGGCCACGAGGCGGCGGGGCGCATCGCGACGGGGCCGCGTGCGGGCGAGCGCGTCACCATCAACCCGCTCGTGGTCGACCCGGCCTGCCCCTATGCGATCGAGGGGCGCTGGCATCTCTCGCCGACGCGGCAGATCATCTCGATGCCGCCACGGCCCGGCGCCTTCGCGGAGCTGGTTCGAATTCCCCAGCGCAACCTGACGCCGGTTCCCGACGCCATGCCGATCGCCCATGCGGCGCTGGCCGAACCCGTCGCCGTCTCCTGGCATGCGGTGCGGACCGGCTTGCAGCGGCTGCACCAGCCGCTCGCGGCCTGCCGGGTCGTGGTGCTCGGCGGCGGCGCGATCGGGCTGGCCGCCGGGCTGGTCGCGCGGCTGTTCGGCGCCCGCGACCTCGTCATCGGCGAAACCAACCCGCAGCGCCGCGCGACGGTGGCGGCGGAAGGCATCGCGGTCTATCGGCCCGGCGAGGACGAGCCGGAGGACAACAGCGCCGATCTCGTCATCGACGCGGTCGGCGCCGATGCGACCCGGGCGGCCGCCTGCCGCATGGCGCGTCCCGGCGGCGTCATCGTCCATGTCGGCCTGCTGCCCGGGCAGGGCGGCCTCGACATCCGCAAGATCACCCTCCAGGAGATCACGCTGGCCGGCGTCTACTGCTACACGCCCGCCGATTTCGGCCAGACCGTCGAGGCGCTGGCTCAAGGCCGCCTCGGCGCCCTCGGCTGGACGGAGCACCGTCCGCTCCATGAGGGCGCCCGGGCCTTCGCCGACATCGACGCCGGCCGCGTCGGCGCCGCCAAGATCATCTTCGAGACCTGA
- a CDS encoding SDR family NAD(P)-dependent oxidoreductase, with protein MGAIYNLSGRFAIVTGGAGGLGLGIARALLDAGAGVELWDANAAGLAEAATELGASIRTVDITDRSAVDRATAAAFSAHGRIDILINNAGVLGEVKPIWETSPEDFQRVLQVNLFGAYLVTRAVVGRMRQQASRPSRVTPHPLRGHVVNIASIQGKEGMASAVAYSASKAGLIALTKSVAKETARDGIIVTAITPAAAETAMAREISAERRADILGRIPMARFVEVEEVARMVLWLSSDECSFSTGGIFDLSGGRATY; from the coding sequence ATGGGCGCGATCTATAACCTGTCCGGTCGGTTCGCGATCGTCACCGGCGGCGCCGGCGGGCTGGGGCTCGGTATCGCTCGCGCCCTTCTCGACGCCGGCGCAGGGGTCGAGCTCTGGGACGCCAATGCGGCCGGCCTCGCCGAGGCGGCAACCGAGCTGGGCGCCAGCATCCGCACCGTCGACATCACCGACCGGTCAGCGGTCGATCGGGCCACGGCGGCGGCTTTCTCCGCACATGGCCGGATCGACATCCTGATCAACAATGCCGGTGTGCTCGGAGAAGTGAAGCCGATCTGGGAGACCTCGCCCGAGGACTTCCAGCGCGTTCTGCAGGTCAACCTCTTCGGCGCCTATCTGGTGACGCGTGCCGTCGTCGGGCGCATGCGCCAGCAGGCATCGCGACCATCGCGCGTGACACCGCATCCGTTGCGCGGCCATGTCGTCAACATCGCCTCGATCCAGGGCAAGGAGGGCATGGCCAGCGCCGTCGCCTACAGCGCCTCGAAGGCCGGGCTGATCGCGCTGACCAAAAGCGTTGCCAAGGAGACGGCTCGGGACGGCATCATCGTCACAGCGATCACCCCGGCAGCGGCCGAGACGGCGATGGCGCGCGAAATCTCGGCGGAACGCCGCGCCGATATCCTCGGACGCATCCCGATGGCGCGCTTTGTCGAGGTCGAGGAAGTGGCGCGAATGGTGCTCTGGCTGTCATCCGACGAGTGCTCGTTCTCGACTGGCGGGATCTTCGACCTGTCAGGCGGCCGGGCGACCTATTGA
- a CDS encoding IclR family transcriptional regulator — MTIAAVERALKVLESLSGEPDGVDLSILASRLDLPVSATHRLLATLVERGFVSQDAATGAYGLSLKLAQLAFRDLDLRGLPDVGQIVLDAFARRTREYCRLAVVEDEDLVWIARAQGATAGLRYDPPMGAGIVLHATATGKAWLASLPEAEALRIVCSRGFAASERAGPNVIMDVDMLRKHLVETRRRGWALAVEEGEIGTVAMAVVFRAGPAEDAPVAGTLSVAGPSSRMSEPRREEMALALQEAAREMAEIWPLRRRQMQVPAKPVARQQADAAHPVGTSA, encoded by the coding sequence GTGACGATCGCAGCGGTGGAGCGTGCGCTGAAGGTGCTGGAATCCCTATCGGGCGAGCCTGACGGGGTGGATCTCAGCATCCTGGCGAGCCGCCTCGATCTGCCTGTCAGCGCGACGCACCGACTTCTGGCGACGCTCGTCGAGCGCGGCTTCGTCAGCCAGGATGCCGCAACAGGCGCCTATGGCTTGTCCCTCAAGCTGGCGCAGCTCGCCTTCCGTGATTTGGACCTTCGCGGCCTTCCGGATGTCGGCCAGATCGTTCTCGACGCATTCGCACGGCGGACCCGCGAATACTGCCGGCTTGCCGTGGTCGAAGACGAGGATCTCGTCTGGATCGCCCGTGCCCAGGGCGCCACGGCGGGACTGCGCTACGACCCGCCGATGGGGGCCGGGATCGTGCTGCACGCGACTGCGACCGGGAAGGCCTGGCTCGCATCCCTGCCAGAGGCGGAGGCCCTTCGGATCGTCTGCTCGCGCGGGTTCGCGGCGAGCGAGCGCGCTGGCCCCAATGTCATCATGGATGTCGACATGCTGCGGAAGCATCTCGTGGAAACCCGCCGTCGAGGCTGGGCGCTCGCCGTCGAGGAGGGCGAGATCGGCACAGTCGCGATGGCGGTAGTCTTTCGCGCCGGTCCCGCGGAGGATGCGCCCGTTGCCGGCACGCTCAGTGTCGCGGGCCCATCCTCGCGCATGAGCGAGCCGCGGCGCGAGGAGATGGCTTTGGCCCTGCAGGAGGCGGCCCGCGAGATGGCCGAGATCTGGCCGCTGCGGCGCCGGCAGATGCAGGTGCCGGCGAAGCCTGTCGCCAGACAGCAGGCCGACGCCGCCCATCCCGTGGGAACCAGCGCATGA
- a CDS encoding ABC transporter permease: MTNDVAPAPTARAAGHADAAPGRLATLASAIAWPLASFAVLLLAWEWLVPLAGVPEYILPVPSAFFERLWTDRALIFQHTLVTANEIVLGFLMAAVISIPLGYIIVSVRLLEKAVYPVIVFFQLVPKIAIAPLFVVWFGFGLFPKVLLTFLLCFFPTLVASMTGFRALDERVLYLTRSMGATRWDTFRKVRVPAALNYIFSGLKVSAVFAATGAIVGEFVGANSGLGYLLLRGTSFLDMPLIFACLVALSLVGILFSYLVDGLEVLLMPWQRKT; encoded by the coding sequence ATGACGAACGACGTCGCACCCGCCCCCACGGCGCGCGCAGCCGGCCACGCCGATGCCGCCCCCGGCCGGCTGGCCACGCTGGCATCCGCCATCGCCTGGCCGCTGGCGAGCTTCGCCGTGCTGCTGCTCGCCTGGGAGTGGCTCGTCCCGTTGGCCGGCGTGCCTGAATACATCCTGCCCGTGCCGAGCGCTTTCTTCGAGCGGCTGTGGACCGATCGCGCCCTGATCTTCCAGCACACATTGGTCACCGCCAACGAGATCGTGCTCGGCTTCCTGATGGCGGCGGTGATCTCGATCCCGCTCGGTTACATCATCGTTTCGGTCAGGCTGTTGGAGAAGGCGGTCTATCCGGTGATCGTCTTCTTCCAGCTGGTGCCAAAAATCGCGATCGCGCCGCTCTTCGTCGTCTGGTTCGGTTTTGGCCTGTTTCCGAAGGTGCTGTTGACCTTCCTGCTCTGCTTCTTCCCGACGCTGGTCGCCAGCATGACCGGCTTCCGCGCACTCGACGAGCGCGTGCTTTATCTGACCCGCTCGATGGGCGCGACGCGCTGGGACACCTTCCGCAAGGTGCGGGTGCCGGCCGCGCTCAACTACATCTTCTCCGGGCTCAAGGTCTCGGCCGTCTTCGCTGCCACGGGCGCGATCGTCGGCGAGTTCGTCGGCGCCAATTCGGGGCTCGGCTACCTTCTGCTGCGCGGCACGAGTTTCCTCGACATGCCGTTGATCTTCGCCTGCCTCGTTGCGCTCAGCCTCGTCGGCATCCTGTTCAGCTACCTCGTCGACGGGCTCGAGGTGCTGCTGATGCCTTGGCAGCGCAAGACCTGA